From the genome of Gemmatimonadaceae bacterium:
GCTCCGCCAGCCCAAGTATCGCCGGCAGCACCACGCCATTCTCCTTGGAGAAGCATGCGCCGAGATACAGCGCGATGACCGCGAAGGCCGTGCGCGTGCGCAGCGCGCCGCGCTGCCGATCGCGGATGTAGATCACGATGGCGGGAATGGTGAACAGCGCGACGAGCAGCTCGCTCTGACCGACGACATTCCCTACCGCCTCGACGTGCACCGGATGCACTGCGAACAGCGCCGCCGCGACCCACGCCGCCCATCCCGGCAGGAGCTGCCGCGCGAGCCACAACACCATCACCGAGACCGCGGCGTATAACAAAATGTTCGCCACGTGAAACGGCAGGGGAATTCCGTGGCCGATCGCCGACTCGAGCTTGAACATCAGAATGGTCAACGGACGATAGCCGTCGCCGCCCCAGTCCTTGGGCCAGTACGACGAGGCGAACACGCGCCACCACTGGTGCAGCCCGTGCGAGAACGGATTCAACTCGATGATGTAGCGGTCGTCGTAGGTGAAGAAGTTCACGACGCCGATCGCCGACGACGCCATCGCGAGCAGCGCGATCGCGATGCCCGCCCGTCCCGGCGCTCCGACACCCCGTCGACCCGTCGCCAGATTCATCATGAGAAAAGATTGAACTTCGTGATGTGCCAGAACGCGGCGATCCCGTCCTTCCAGCCGATCTTCTTCCCCTCGGCGTACGTGCGGCCGGAGTAGCTGATCGGCACCTCGAAGATCCGCGCGCCCGCGTGCGCCAACCGCGCGGTGATCTCCGGCTCGAAGCCGAATCGATTGGCGGTGAGCTTCGGGAGGAGCGAGCGCGCCAGCTCACCGCGCATGGCCTTGTAGCACGTTTCCATATCGGTGAGGTTGAGATTCGTCAGCATGTTGCTGTAGGTCGTCAACCAGGAATTGCCGACCGAGTGCCAGTAGTACAGCACGCGGTGTGGTCCGCCGAGGAAGCGCGAGCCGAAGCAGGCGTCGGCGCGTCCGTCGAGGATGGGCTCGAGCAGCACGGGCCAATCATCGGGATCGTACTCGAGATCGGCGTCCTGCACGATGACGATGTCGCCGGTGCTCATCGAGAGCGCCTGGCGAATGGCCGCGCCCTTCCCGCGATTCTCCGGCTGGCGATGAAGCTTGTCGATTCGCCTCTGCGCGAGCAGCGTCTCGAGAATCTGTTGCGTGCCGTCCGTCGAAAAATCGTCGACGCAAATGATCTCGAGGTGCAGGGGCGTATCGCGCACCTGGTCGACGATCAGATCGATCGTGTCACGCTCGTTGTAGACCGGAATCAACACCGAGAGGCGGATGTTGTTGGGGTCCATCGGCGTGCGCGGACGAAGCCGCGAGCGCGCGGGATCGTCGAGCGGAGAACGGTTCGGCGGCATGGAGGACGAGGTCATCGAACGAGCGACGAGTAAATCAGGCCGTGCGGCACACTGTCCCGTTTCGCCAGCACCGGCGGTGCGGCGGCGGCCATGGCGCGCGCCGCTGCCTCGAGCGAATCGTTCGCGACGATCGCGACGACGCCCACGGGATACGCGACAAGTATCGACCGCAGCGCCGCCTCGGCCGAGCGTGCCGTGGCGGGCGTAAAGTAGTCCGCCACCGAGAAGCTCGTGGCCGGCACCGCGGCCCGGCCGGTGTACAGGTAGATGGTCGCCTCCGCATTGCTCGAGACAACGTCGGAGGGCTTGGTGTAGGCTTGGACCCACATCAGGCTCGGTCCCACGAGCCCCGCGGTTTGGCGCGGAATCGCGGACCACCAGCGGCCGCGGTAGCCGCGGACGTTGTACGTCGCGTAGCCCGCCAAGACGATGATCCCGGCCGACGCAACGCCGAGCCGCGCGCGCGGCAGCGACCACGCGTCGCGCGCGGCGCATGCGACGACCAACACGATCAACGGCCACACGCCCCACACGAAGCGCGCGGGTGTGAAGGGCCAGAGCAGCACGATCGATAGGTACGCGGCGATGAACGCGACGAGCACGGGCGAGCTCCGGCGCAACCGCCACAGTCCGAAGGCGAACGCGACAACCACGACCGTGGCAACGGCGACGCGCAACGCGATCGCCGGCAATCCCGCGGCGCTCACGCCGGCGATCATCGCGAACAATTCGCGGCTCGTTCCGGCCACCGTTCGTGCGGCGAGCGCGAACCATCCGTCGTGCGCCCCGGCGCTCAACCAGCCGGCGTACGATTCATAGTCGCCGCGCATGGCGACGGGAACGCCGCCGCGATGCGCGCGAACCCACAGCTGCCACGGCAATACCGTCGCGAGTGAGGTCGCCGCAACGATCGCGAGCGTGCGCCACCGACTGCGCCACGCGAGGACCGCACCGAGTCCGACGACGAACGCCACGCCGTGCGAGCGCACGAGCATGAGCATGCCCGCGAGCAGCCCGACAACGACCGCGTCGCGCGTCGACGAATCGTCATCCACGACACGCTCGGCCAGCCAGAGCGCGGGAATGAGGAGCGCCAGAAAGAACATCTCCGACATCACGACGGTGCTGAGCACCAGCGTGGGAACGGCGAGCGCGCCGGCGAGGACCACCGCGCACGCGGCTCGCGCCGAAAAGTTCAGTCGCCGCCGCGCGAAATGGGTGAGCGTCGCCGCGGCCAGCGCGAGGAGCAACGCATTCACGAACTTGAATGCGATGACGTTTTCCGGAAACGACGGCACGAGGCGCCACACGAGCGCCAGGAGCGCCGGATACCCCGGCGGAAAGTGCGTGGCCGCCGGCGCGCCGGGAACGTTGATCCACCGATAGCCGTGGCCGGTTGCCAGCGCCTTGGCGAGCAGCACGTACATCGCGTCATCGTGCACGGCCCCGACCGGCACGCCGTCCATGGCGAACACGCCAACGAGCAGCACCAGGGCGCCCGTGAGGACTGGCAGCAACACCGGCCAATCCGCGACGCGGTCGGCCAACCGCTCGCCGGTCAGCGCGTGTCGCGGCGCGGCGACGCCGCTCACGCCGTCGACACCGCTCATGCCTCGACTCCGTAGCGCGAGAGCTTGCGGTAGAGCGTCGACGGGTCGATGCCCAGCACTTCGGCGGCGCGCGATTTGTTGCCGCTTTCGCTCTGGAGGACCCACATGATGTACGCCCGCTCCACGGCCTCGAGCGTCGGATTCGGCGGCGTGCGCGTCGAGACCAGCGGCTCGGCGCGGCGCTCGGTGATGCGCTCCGGCAGCGCGGACGGGCGGATTTCCTCCTCCGGCGTCAGGATTATAGAACGCTCAAGAGCATTCTCTAATTCCCGGACGTTGCCCGGCCACGCGTACTCGACGAGCTGCTCCAGCGCCTCGTCGGCGATCCGCTTCGGCGCCTCGTTGCGCGCCGCCGCGATGCGGTGCAGAAAATGTTCGGCCAGGAGCGGAATGTCGTCCCGGCGCTGCCGCAGCGGCGGCAGATGCAGCGCGATGACGTTGAGCCGGTAATAGAGATCGCTGCGGAAATTGCCGGCGCGAATCTCTTCGTCCAGATCGCGGTTCGTCGCCGCGACGACGCGCGTGTCCACCGGCACCGCTTCCGTCGAGCCGACCGGAATCACTTCCCGATGCTGCAGAGCGCGCAACAGCTTCACCTGCGTCGCCGGCGTCGTTTCACCGATTTCGTCCAGGAAGAAAGTGCCTTTCGACGACGCGCCGAACAGACCGATCTTGTCGCGCACCGCGCCCGTGAACGAGCCCTTGGTGTGGCCGAACAATTCGCTCTCGAGCAGACTCTCCGGAAGCGCGCCGCAGTTGATCGACAGAAACGGCCCCTCGGAACGCGCCGACAGCTCGTGGATGTAGCGCGCGATCACCTCCTTACCAGTGCCCGACTCGCCTTGCAGGAGCACGGTCGAATCAGTCGGCGCGACGGTCTCGACGAGCCGCAGAATGTCGAGCCACGACTTGCTCGTCCCCACGGGACGAGTCAGGCCGTTTCGCTCGGCACGCTTGATCGCCTGCTTGAGCGACTTGTTCTCGACGCGAAGCTTGCGGTGCTCCGACGCGCGCTTGAGGATCGCGACCAGCTCGTCGTTGCGGAACGGTTTCTGGATGTAATAGAAGGCGCCTTCGTTCACCGCCTGCATGGCCGATTGCAGCGTCGCTTGCGCCGTCATGAGAATGACCGGCACGTCGGGATCGGCGGAGCGCGCGGCGGCGAGGATCTCGACCCCGGTCACGTTCGGCATGCGGATGTCGGTGAGCACGATGTCGGGCCGAATCTCGCCAATACGATCGAGGCCCGCGCGTCCACCATGCGCGAGATGCGGTGTGAAGCCCTCGTTCCGCAGGAGAATGTTGAGCGAATCGAGAATGCCCGTCTCGTCGTCCACGACGAGCACGCTCGGTTTGACGGCGTCGGTCATGAGAGGCTCCCTGCGGGAATGCCGGCGGGCTGCGTACGCGGCAGCACCACGGTGAATCGGGTGCCGCGCGCGCTGCTGTCGACGAAGACCAGGCCGCGGTGCGCCTCGATGGCGCGGTGCACGACGGCGAGCCCCAGCCCGCTGCCGTTTGCTTTCGTGGTGAAGAACGGATCGAACATGCGATCGCGAATGTCCGTCGGAATGCCGGAGCCCGCGTCGCTGACGCGGAGCGAGACGGCATCGCCGTCGAACGGATTGGCGAGCGTGAGCGAGTCGGCGCTGCCGCGCGACACTTCGATGCGCACTTCGCTGCGCGGCGGCGCGGCCTGCACGGCGTTCAGCGCGAGGTTGAACACCGCGCGGTGCAGCAGATCCTCATCGCCTTCGATCTCGAGCCGGTCGTCCTGCGGCACGACGCACGTCACGGTGACGGACGCGTCGCGGTCGGGATGGGTCGAGACGAGACTCGCCGCACCCTGCGCGACGGACGCGAGATCGACCGGCCGCACGCGCGCCACGTGCACGCGCGCGAAATCGAGAAACTCCGACAACAAGCGCGACAGGCGATCGGATTCGCGCATCACCAACACCGTGAGCGTTTTCTGATCGTCGCCCACGCTCGGCATGCGCGAGATCTGCTCCACCGCGCTGCGAATGGACGCCAGCGGATTCTTGATCTCGTGCGCGAGCGACGCGCTCAGCTCCGCGATGCCTTCCAGCCGTTGGGCGCGGAGACGCAGCGCGTCCATGCGCTTTTGATCCGAGATGTCCTGGAAGATCGCGGTGGCGGTGCGGCCCGCGCCCGTATCGTCGTGTTCCGTATAGGTCGTTGTAACGCCGATCGGATACCGTTTTGACACCGTCGAGATGACCGCTTCGCCGCGCGTCGTTCGCTGCTTGGTCTTCGCCGCACGCACGACCGCTTCTGCCAGCTCCGGCGCGACGCCCCCAATGGTGGAAACGATGGGCTCGCCGAAGTGATCGATCAGATCGACGCCCAGCAGGTGCTCGGCCATCGGGTTGGCGTAGAGCAGCCGGCCTTCGACGTCCACCGTGACGACGCCGCTTCGAATGTTGCGCAGAATGTCTTCGGCCTGGAGCGCGGACTGCTCGAGCGCGGCGACGAGCAGGTCCTTGCCTTCCCCGCTCTCCTTGAGTTGCGCCGACAGGTAGCGGATGCCGAGTGCGACGAGGGCGAACACGCTGAGCTGAAGCCAGACGGCGGGCTCGACCCCCTGCGGCGTGCGGAAAAACAGCACGACGTCGGCGAAGTACAGCACGAGCGACAGCGCCGCGATGAGGAGACCGCCGCCCATGGGCAGCAGCAGCGACGCGGTGGCGATCACGAGGATGTAGACCGCGGAGAACGGCGACGTGTTGCCGCCCGTCACGTGAATCACGGCGGTCACGAGCAGGACGTCGAACGCCGCCTGGGCGTACAGGAACGTGGGGCCGAGCCGCTTTCGATATATTTCGGCGTATCCCGCGGAGATTACCGTCATGACCGTGGACAACGCGAAGGCGAGCGACGCGACCAGCGTCTGGCTGGCATCGACAGCCGTCCAGTTCCCGACCGCGGCGATGAAGATCGCGCTGGCGAGGCACAGACGTCCGATGAAGACCCAGCGGAGGAAACGCCGCGGGTCGAGAATTGCCTTCAGGGCGGGCGCCGACGGTCGTGAAGGGAGTCGCACGAGAGAGGTAGGGAGAGTCGCAAACTGCGAGAACTCGGCGACATCGAAGAGTCTTGCATTCTGCTAGGAAAAGGACGAGGTCTGGGGAGCACGGTCACGCCTCGGGACATCATCGCGACAGTGCCTCGCACCGGACCCAGATCGTGGAGACCGTGCCGATGGATGAGACGACCTTCCTGAACGTCAGCCCCGCGCTGGCCATTCCTCGCTCAGAGCTTCAATACCGCGCGTCGCGGGCGGGCGGGCCCGGAGGCCAGCATGTGAACACTTCGTCGACGCGCATCGAGCTGCTGTGGGACCTGAACGCGTCGCGGGCGGTGACCGACGACGAGCGGGAGCGGCTCCGCCACCGCCTGGCCGCGCGGCTCGATTCGGACGGAATGGTGCGCGTGGTGGCCAGCGATCGCCGGAGCCAGGGCCAGAATCGCCAGGCGGCCGACGAGCGGCTGGCGGCGCTCATCAAGCACGCGCTGCACGTTCCGAAG
Proteins encoded in this window:
- a CDS encoding glycosyltransferase family 2 protein, yielding MTSSSMPPNRSPLDDPARSRLRPRTPMDPNNIRLSVLIPVYNERDTIDLIVDQVRDTPLHLEIICVDDFSTDGTQQILETLLAQRRIDKLHRQPENRGKGAAIRQALSMSTGDIVIVQDADLEYDPDDWPVLLEPILDGRADACFGSRFLGGPHRVLYYWHSVGNSWLTTYSNMLTNLNLTDMETCYKAMRGELARSLLPKLTANRFGFEPEITARLAHAGARIFEVPISYSGRTYAEGKKIGWKDGIAAFWHITKFNLFS
- a CDS encoding sigma-54 dependent transcriptional regulator, translating into MTDAVKPSVLVVDDETGILDSLNILLRNEGFTPHLAHGGRAGLDRIGEIRPDIVLTDIRMPNVTGVEILAAARSADPDVPVILMTAQATLQSAMQAVNEGAFYYIQKPFRNDELVAILKRASEHRKLRVENKSLKQAIKRAERNGLTRPVGTSKSWLDILRLVETVAPTDSTVLLQGESGTGKEVIARYIHELSARSEGPFLSINCGALPESLLESELFGHTKGSFTGAVRDKIGLFGASSKGTFFLDEIGETTPATQVKLLRALQHREVIPVGSTEAVPVDTRVVAATNRDLDEEIRAGNFRSDLYYRLNVIALHLPPLRQRRDDIPLLAEHFLHRIAAARNEAPKRIADEALEQLVEYAWPGNVRELENALERSIILTPEEEIRPSALPERITERRAEPLVSTRTPPNPTLEAVERAYIMWVLQSESGNKSRAAEVLGIDPSTLYRKLSRYGVEA
- a CDS encoding ATP-binding protein, which produces MRLPSRPSAPALKAILDPRRFLRWVFIGRLCLASAIFIAAVGNWTAVDASQTLVASLAFALSTVMTVISAGYAEIYRKRLGPTFLYAQAAFDVLLVTAVIHVTGGNTSPFSAVYILVIATASLLLPMGGGLLIAALSLVLYFADVVLFFRTPQGVEPAVWLQLSVFALVALGIRYLSAQLKESGEGKDLLVAALEQSALQAEDILRNIRSGVVTVDVEGRLLYANPMAEHLLGVDLIDHFGEPIVSTIGGVAPELAEAVVRAAKTKQRTTRGEAVISTVSKRYPIGVTTTYTEHDDTGAGRTATAIFQDISDQKRMDALRLRAQRLEGIAELSASLAHEIKNPLASIRSAVEQISRMPSVGDDQKTLTVLVMRESDRLSRLLSEFLDFARVHVARVRPVDLASVAQGAASLVSTHPDRDASVTVTCVVPQDDRLEIEGDEDLLHRAVFNLALNAVQAAPPRSEVRIEVSRGSADSLTLANPFDGDAVSLRVSDAGSGIPTDIRDRMFDPFFTTKANGSGLGLAVVHRAIEAHRGLVFVDSSARGTRFTVVLPRTQPAGIPAGSLS
- the arfB gene encoding alternative ribosome rescue aminoacyl-tRNA hydrolase ArfB — its product is METVPMDETTFLNVSPALAIPRSELQYRASRAGGPGGQHVNTSSTRIELLWDLNASRAVTDDERERLRHRLAARLDSDGMVRVVASDRRSQGQNRQAADERLAALIKHALHVPKKRKPTKPTRAAKERRISEKKKLSEKKKNRRVELD